The following coding sequences lie in one Phragmites australis chromosome 8, lpPhrAust1.1, whole genome shotgun sequence genomic window:
- the LOC133926869 gene encoding protein BZR1 homolog 3 produces the protein MTNGAGGSGGGLGGTRVPTWRERENNRRRERRRRAIAAKIFSGLRAYGNYNLPKHCDNNEVLKALCNEAGWTVEPDGTTYRKGCKPLPAERPDPIGRSASPSPCSSYQPSPRASYNPSPASSSFPSSGSSSHITFGGNNFIGGVEGSSLIPWLKNLSSSSSFASSSKFPQLHHLYFNGGSISAPVTPPSSSPTHTPRIKTDWENPSIQPPWAGANYTSLPNSTPPSPGHQVAPDPAWLAGFQISSAGPSSPTYSLVAPNPFGIFKGTVASSSRMCTPGQSGTCSPVMGGVPAHHDVQMVDGAPDDFAFGSSGNGNNESPGLVKAWEGERIHEECASDELELTLGSSKTRADPS, from the exons ATGACGAACGGGGCCGGGGGCAGCGGGGGCGGCCTCGGGGGCACCAGGGTCCCGACGTGGAGGGAGCGGGAGAACAACCGGcggagggagcggcggcggcgcgcgatCGCCGCCAAGATCTTCTCGGGACTCAGGGCCTACGGCAACTACAACCTTCCCAAGCACTGCGACAACAACGAGGTGCTCAAGGCGCTGTGCAACGAGGCCGGATGGACCGTCGAGCCCGACGGCACCACCTACCGCAAG GGATGTAAACCTCTTCCAGCTGAGCGTCCTGATCCAATTGGAAGGTCTGCATCACCAAGCCCTTGCTCTTCATATCAACCTAGTCCACGGGCTTCATACAACCCGAGCCCTGCATCATCCTCCTTTCCAAGTTCTGGATCCTCCTCTCATATTACTTTTGGTGGGAACAACTTCATTGGTGGTGTCGAGGGCAGCTCTCTTATCCCATGGCTAAAGAATCTTTCCTCGAGTTCCTCgtttgcctcctcctccaagtTCCCACAGCTTCATCATCTATATTTCAATGGCGGCTCTATCAGTGCACCAGTAACACCTCCATCCAGCTCCCCAACTCATACACCTCGCATCAAGACTGACTGGGAGAACCCAAGTATTCAGCCGCCATGGGCTGGGGCAAATTATACATCTCTTCCAAACTCCACACCACCGAGTCCCGGGCACCAGGTTGCTCCAGACCCAGCATGGCTAGCAGGGTTTCAAATATCATCTGCTGGTCCTTCATCTCCAACTTACAGCCTTGTGGCACCAAATCCTTTCGGTATTTTCAAAGGGACTGTCGCCAGCTCTTCAAGAATGTGCACTCCTGGACAGAGCGGAACTTGTTCTCCGGTAATGGGTGGCGTGCCAGCCCATCATGATGTCCAGATGGTTGATGGTGCCCCGGATGATTTTGCCTTTGGGAGCAGCGGCAATGGCAACAATGAATCACCTGGTCTGGTGAAGGCGTGGGAGGGGGAGCGGATACACGAGGAGTGTGCCTCGGACGAGTTGGAGCTCACCCTTGGGAGCTCTAAGACTCGTGCCGATCCCTCCTGA
- the LOC133926870 gene encoding uncharacterized protein LOC133926870 yields MAAGTDRLYPPIEPCDLEPPQFDAAAAAAGESRVCDRPVRWDEEPDASSSHELAPHIFEPGKTDHSPRNFKEGSVSVANDYECSDEMTSMKESGEHVYHNCPLREQTDIWIPASVPPMTEHDHKEWRKGFGYNGGCFAEEEYKWDINDENWEMTMWDVLAEMVVAGKDKILSIASYDFGRHGMSMISHFLLEEALKDKAQTLEDASAGSEHALLQTEPTKWLPDSAAPSCMLCGAHFHPIICSRHHCRFCGGVFCAGCSKGRSLMPPKFMTSDPQRVCDVCGVRLECIQPYLMNQLSRAFQLPTQDLTDLSTLRSWLNFPWAITMEYEIYKAANSIYGYCKVGELKPEKSIPDSILRQAKGLAIITEVKVGMMLTYKIGTGLVIARRTDGSWSPPSAISTCGLGYGAQAGGELADYIIVLRNTDAIKTFGGNAHMSVGAGISASAGHLGRAAEADFRAGDGGYAACYTYSCSKGAFVGCALNGSVVSTRNSVNARFYGGPIKASKILLGSMQRPPAAATLYKALSILFDKIEK; encoded by the exons GCCCCACACATATTTGAACCAGGGAAAACGGATCATTCTCCCAGAAATTTCAAGGAAGGAAGTGTTAGTGTTGCCAATGATTATGAGTGCAGCGATGAGATGACCTCCATGAAGGAATCCGGAGAACATGTCTATCACAATTGCCCACTTCGTGAACAAACGGACATATGGATACCTGCTTCTGTTCCTCCAATGACAGAACATGATCACAAGGAGTGGCGAAAAGGCTTTGGCTATAATGGTGGGTGCTTCGCAGAAGAAGAATATAAGTGGGATATAAATGACGAAAATTGGGAGATGACAATGTGGGATGTGCTCGCTGAGATGGTTGTTGCAGGAAAAGATAAAATATTATCCATTGCATCATATGATTTTGGGAGGCATGGTATGTCTATGATTTCACATTTTCTTCTTGAGGAGGCTTTGAAGGATAAGGCTCAAACACTGGAAGATGCCAGTGCTGGTTCTGAACATGCTCTCCTTCAGACAGAACCGACAAAGTGGTTGCCTGATAGTGCTGCTCCTTCTTGCATGCTTTGTGGTGCACATTTTCATCCAATAATTTGCTCTCGCCATCATTGCCGTTTTTGTGGTGGGGTATTTTGTGCTGGTTGTTCAAAGGGTAGAAGTTTAATGCctccaaaattcatgacttCAGATCCTCAAAGGGTCTGTGATGTTTGTGGAGTGCGTCTTGAGTGCATTCAGCCTTATTTGATGAATCAACTCAGTCGCGCTTTTCAACTTCCAACTCAAGATTTGACAGACCTGAGCACCTTGAGGTCATGGCTAAACTTCCCATGGGCAATCACAATGGAGTATGAGATCTACAAAGCCGCAAATTCTATATATGGTTATTGTAAG GTTGGAGAGCTGAAACCTGAGAAATCGATCCCTGATTCAATTCTTAGACAAGCAAAAGGGCTTGCAATAATTACTGAGGTAAAGGTTGGAATGATGCTTACGTACAAAATTGGTACTGGACTGGTGATTGCTCGCAGAACTGATGGTTCCTGGTCCCCTCCTTCTGCCATCTCTACTTGTGGTCTTGGATATGGAGCTCAG GCTGGAGGTGAGTTAGCTGACTACATTATTGTTCTTAGGAACACAGATGCCATTAAAACTTTCGGTGGAAATGCACATATGTCAGTTGGGGCTGGCATCAGTGCTTCTGCTGGTCACCTTGGACGAGCGGCAGAGGCTGATTTTCGTGCTGGTGATGGTGGTTATGCTGCCTGTTACACATACAGTTGTAGCAAAG GTGCTTTTGTGGGCTGCGCACTTAATGGAAGTGTGGTATCTACTCGAAACTCTGTAAATGCCCGGTTTTATGGTGGTCCTATTAAGGCATCAAAAATCCTTCTTGGCTCGATGCAAAGACCACCTGCTGCCGCCACGCTCTACAAAGCTCTATCCATACTGTTTGATAAGATCGAAAAGTAA